In Nitrosarchaeum koreense MY1, one genomic interval encodes:
- a CDS encoding alpha/beta fold hydrolase — protein MKENFIQVDGNTIRYLESGDSKHILVLIHGLGASAERWNKVIPLFAKQYRVIVPDLIGYGYSDKPVADYTPDFFSSFLEKFFIALKIARPIIIGSSLGGQIAADYASTHSNEVEKLILVSPAGSMKQSTPALDAYIMAALYPNDESAKNVFELMESSGHEVDTQIIQGFIERMKLPNAKLAFMSTVLGLKNSEVITPKLNSISCPTLVIWGSKDPVIPIQYAENFLSNIKDCRFFRMDDCGHTPYVQDPETFSSAVLEFLS, from the coding sequence ATGAAAGAAAATTTCATACAGGTTGATGGTAATACCATTAGGTATCTGGAATCTGGGGATTCTAAACATATCTTAGTATTGATCCATGGATTGGGTGCATCAGCCGAACGATGGAATAAAGTTATTCCTCTTTTTGCAAAACAATATCGTGTGATTGTTCCTGATCTGATCGGTTATGGTTATAGTGATAAACCCGTCGCAGATTATACTCCTGATTTTTTTTCATCTTTTCTTGAGAAATTTTTTATCGCTTTGAAAATCGCACGTCCCATTATAATTGGCTCTTCATTAGGTGGTCAAATTGCAGCTGACTATGCATCTACCCATTCAAATGAAGTTGAAAAATTAATTCTTGTATCTCCTGCAGGTTCAATGAAACAATCTACTCCTGCATTAGATGCTTACATAATGGCTGCATTATATCCAAACGATGAAAGTGCAAAAAATGTGTTTGAGTTAATGGAATCATCTGGTCATGAAGTCGATACTCAAATTATTCAAGGTTTTATTGAAAGAATGAAACTACCTAATGCAAAACTAGCTTTCATGTCTACTGTTTTAGGATTGAAAAATTCTGAAGTTATAACTCCTAAACTAAATTCAATTTCATGTCCCACTCTTGTTATCTGGGGATCAAAAGATCCTGTGATCCCAATTCAATATGCTGAAAATTTTCTATCCAATATCAAAGATTGTAGATTTTTTAGAATGGATGATTGCGGCCATACTCCATATGTTCAAGATCCTGAAACTTTTTCATCCGCTGTTCTGGAATTTCTTTCTTAG
- a CDS encoding universal stress protein, translated as MVDKKINKILVPLDGSKNSIRALEMAVSIAKQFEATITGAYSINIQPHSEFQTTATVSKEWKNEAKKILDNAKKIALQNNVDFKEKTMAGNIGYNLIKLAHDKKENFSLIVMGSRGRSAVKELFLGSVSNYVIHTSKIPVLVVK; from the coding sequence GTGGTAGATAAAAAAATAAATAAAATTCTTGTCCCGTTAGACGGTTCAAAAAATTCGATACGAGCACTCGAAATGGCAGTATCCATAGCAAAACAGTTTGAGGCTACAATTACCGGAGCATATTCAATAAACATTCAACCACATTCTGAGTTTCAGACAACAGCCACAGTTAGCAAGGAGTGGAAAAATGAGGCAAAAAAAATTCTAGATAATGCCAAAAAAATAGCATTACAAAATAATGTAGATTTTAAAGAAAAAACAATGGCAGGAAACATAGGGTATAACCTCATAAAATTGGCACATGATAAAAAAGAAAATTTCAGTCTAATCGTAATGGGGTCTAGAGGAAGAAGTGCAGTAAAGGAATTATTCTTAGGGAGTGTTTCAAATTATGTCATCCATACATCAAAAATTCCAGTACTTGTTGTCAAATGA
- the msrA gene encoding peptide-methionine (S)-S-oxide reductase MsrA — protein MKATFGAGCFWHVEDLLRKTKGIKSTQVGYIGGKLPNPTYEEVCTDRTGHAEAVQVEYDPNEITYDELLKVFWSNHDPTTLNRQGPDIGHQYRSAIFFHNEEQAQIAQKSKEELEKSGKFQKPIVTEIVPAPEFYKAEDYHQKYFQKHGLS, from the coding sequence ATGAAAGCTACATTTGGTGCTGGATGTTTTTGGCATGTTGAAGACTTGCTTCGAAAAACTAAAGGTATCAAGTCAACACAAGTAGGTTATATCGGAGGCAAATTGCCAAACCCTACTTATGAAGAAGTATGTACTGATAGAACTGGACATGCTGAAGCAGTTCAAGTAGAATATGATCCAAATGAAATTACTTATGATGAATTACTAAAAGTTTTTTGGAGTAATCATGATCCAACAACTCTTAATCGACAAGGACCTGATATTGGACATCAATATCGTTCTGCAATATTTTTTCATAATGAAGAACAAGCACAAATTGCACAAAAATCAAAAGAAGAACTTGAAAAATCAGGAAAATTTCAAAAACCTATTGTAACTGAAATTGTTCCGGCTCCAGAATTTTATAAAGCTGAAGACTATCATCAAAAATATTTTCAAAAGCACGGTTTATCATAA
- a CDS encoding DUF6659 family protein has protein sequence MSIPNNAALKLYNEKCLQIQKEPEIRFAGIVDKDGKLIAGGFKEGLVPYEDDETRLHSFFEFVSKASIRKEYDDSLGPINYIAARRDKAVLVSFPFPITQVLLLISAEPSANIENLAKKVVEIFTDVS, from the coding sequence TTGTCTATTCCAAATAATGCTGCTCTTAAACTATACAATGAAAAATGTTTGCAGATACAAAAGGAACCAGAAATTAGATTTGCTGGAATTGTTGACAAAGATGGTAAACTGATAGCAGGCGGATTTAAAGAGGGTCTTGTTCCATATGAGGACGATGAAACTAGACTCCATTCCTTTTTTGAGTTTGTATCTAAAGCATCAATTAGGAAAGAATATGATGATAGTTTAGGACCGATTAATTATATTGCTGCAAGACGTGATAAGGCTGTTTTAGTAAGTTTTCCATTTCCCATCACCCAAGTTCTTCTTTTGATTTCTGCAGAACCTTCTGCCAATATTGAAAATTTAGCTAAAAAAGTTGTTGAAATTTTTACTGATGTTAGCTAA
- a CDS encoding class I SAM-dependent methyltransferase, with product MKTFLNVINPVDMFFWTIRKNEKDVINLYNSLSPIMQLATGGSMLNFGYWEQNTSEPIVAQENLCSYFGNMAELENAKSVVDVGSGLSAPAIFWRKKYNNLKLFCININYDQLQFSGPQENMEFINSTSTKLPFSNRSVDRVLALESSQHFKPLKDFISESKRVLKSDGVFTLALPVTLQNTSLFKLGILKFTWSSEHYKLDYVRELVQLGGFKIHDEQLIGNKVYTPLANYYIENRQELKKSILQKYPNYVEKILYKSILKMKKASDQKIIDYVVLKCKF from the coding sequence ATGAAAACCTTTTTGAACGTGATTAACCCTGTCGATATGTTTTTTTGGACAATTCGAAAAAACGAAAAAGATGTCATTAATCTTTACAATTCCCTTTCTCCAATAATGCAGCTAGCAACGGGAGGCTCTATGCTGAATTTTGGTTATTGGGAACAAAATACCTCTGAGCCAATCGTTGCTCAAGAAAATCTTTGTTCTTACTTTGGTAACATGGCAGAATTAGAAAACGCCAAATCTGTGGTGGATGTTGGAAGTGGTCTATCTGCCCCCGCAATTTTTTGGAGAAAAAAATACAATAATCTAAAACTGTTTTGTATAAACATCAACTATGATCAATTGCAATTCTCTGGTCCCCAGGAAAATATGGAATTTATCAATTCAACTTCAACTAAATTACCTTTTTCTAATAGATCTGTAGATCGAGTGTTGGCATTAGAATCATCGCAACACTTCAAACCTCTAAAAGATTTTATTTCTGAGTCAAAACGAGTTTTAAAATCTGATGGGGTATTTACTTTGGCATTACCTGTAACTCTTCAGAATACTTCCTTATTCAAATTGGGAATTCTGAAATTTACTTGGTCATCAGAACATTATAAGTTAGATTATGTACGAGAACTTGTACAATTAGGTGGTTTTAAAATTCATGATGAACAATTAATTGGAAACAAGGTATACACCCCATTGGCAAATTATTACATTGAAAATCGTCAGGAATTGAAAAAATCCATATTGCAAAAATACCCAAATTATGTTGAAAAAATACTTTACAAATCAATTTTAAAAATGAAAAAGGCATCTGATCAAAAAATAATAGATTATGTTGTTTTAAAATGCAAGTTTTAA
- a CDS encoding RDD family protein: MSESNSDNISEITIAKWSDRFFAWLIDFLIITAISTLIMFAFFGKIDFDMNEKWIWTEAIQYFQTSMIFFGYWITLEYKTGQSIGKRILNLKVTNTYGKKADLKGVIISSFGKTFLIPVDVILGWIFTNEKRQRIFNKIGDTLVVKIKNNEESIENIKYKKD; the protein is encoded by the coding sequence ATGAGTGAATCAAATTCAGATAACATTTCAGAAATTACAATTGCAAAGTGGAGTGATAGGTTTTTTGCGTGGTTGATTGATTTTTTAATTATTACAGCAATTTCTACACTCATTATGTTTGCATTTTTTGGAAAAATTGATTTTGATATGAATGAAAAATGGATCTGGACAGAAGCAATTCAATATTTTCAAACTAGTATGATCTTTTTTGGATATTGGATAACTTTAGAATATAAAACAGGTCAATCCATTGGGAAGAGGATCTTAAACCTAAAAGTAACAAATACGTATGGAAAAAAGGCAGATTTGAAAGGAGTGATAATCAGTAGTTTTGGAAAAACATTTCTCATTCCAGTAGATGTGATTTTAGGATGGATATTTACAAATGAAAAGCGTCAAAGAATTTTTAATAAAATAGGCGACACATTAGTAGTAAAAATAAAAAATAATGAAGAAAGTATTGAAAATATCAAATATAAAAAAGACTAG
- a CDS encoding aspartate aminotransferase family protein: MTDYISEYKKKTKGSVKLFDKSLKFHVNGVSHNIRFFEPYPFVVKSSSGKNLVDVDNNKYTDYWMGHWSLILGHGPKPVKDAVKKQIEKSWMYGTVNEQTIKLSELISKAVPVAEKIRYVTSGTEATMYAVRLARSVTGKNIIAKIDGGWHGYTSDLLKSVNWPFTESESTGVVNEEKIVSIPFNDFEKSLEILKKVSNDLAGIIIEPVLGGGGCIPANADYLKGIQEFCKKNNSLFILDEIVTGFRFRFGCLYPTMNLDPDIVTLGKIVGGGMPIGVMCGKKEIMEYSNTKGKKKTERSYIGGGTFSANPMSMTSGFATLTELKSGKTIYSKINSLGDFVRKEITKVFDGKVIVTGKGSLFMTHFVKDGVTEVINSSQAAKCDTSLLNKYHFKMIAHDGIFFLPGKLGAISNAHTKEDIKKMINATENFQE, translated from the coding sequence TTGACAGATTACATTTCAGAATACAAGAAAAAAACAAAAGGATCAGTAAAACTCTTTGACAAGTCTTTAAAATTTCATGTAAATGGGGTAAGTCACAACATCAGATTTTTTGAACCTTATCCATTTGTTGTTAAATCATCGTCTGGAAAAAATCTAGTGGATGTTGACAATAACAAGTATACAGATTATTGGATGGGACACTGGAGTTTGATTTTAGGTCATGGCCCAAAACCAGTAAAAGATGCAGTGAAAAAACAGATTGAAAAAAGTTGGATGTATGGTACTGTAAATGAACAAACCATCAAGTTATCAGAGTTAATTTCAAAAGCAGTTCCAGTGGCTGAAAAAATTCGTTACGTCACTTCTGGTACTGAAGCTACAATGTATGCAGTAAGACTGGCACGGTCTGTAACTGGGAAAAACATTATTGCAAAGATAGATGGTGGGTGGCATGGATATACATCTGATTTACTAAAAAGTGTAAACTGGCCATTTACAGAATCAGAAAGTACCGGTGTAGTAAACGAAGAAAAAATAGTATCAATACCATTTAATGATTTTGAAAAATCACTTGAAATTCTAAAAAAAGTTTCAAATGATTTGGCAGGAATAATCATAGAACCAGTATTAGGAGGAGGTGGATGTATTCCAGCAAATGCAGATTATCTTAAAGGAATTCAGGAATTTTGTAAAAAGAATAATTCGTTATTTATTTTAGATGAGATCGTTACAGGATTCAGATTTAGATTTGGATGTTTGTATCCTACAATGAATCTTGATCCAGATATTGTCACATTAGGAAAAATTGTTGGAGGAGGAATGCCGATTGGAGTTATGTGTGGTAAAAAAGAGATAATGGAGTACTCCAACACTAAAGGGAAGAAAAAAACAGAAAGAAGCTATATCGGAGGAGGCACATTTTCTGCCAATCCAATGTCAATGACTTCAGGGTTTGCCACATTAACAGAATTAAAATCTGGAAAAACAATTTATTCAAAAATAAATTCACTTGGAGACTTTGTAAGAAAAGAGATAACAAAGGTATTTGATGGGAAAGTAATTGTTACAGGTAAAGGATCGTTATTTATGACGCATTTTGTAAAAGATGGAGTTACAGAGGTTATCAATTCTTCTCAGGCTGCAAAGTGCGATACATCATTACTAAACAAATATCACTTTAAGATGATTGCTCATGACGGAATATTCTTTTTACCAGGAAAACTCGGTGCCATATCCAATGCGCACACCAAAGAAGACATAAAGAAAATGATCAATGCAACTGAGAACTTTCAGGAATAA
- a CDS encoding tetratricopeptide repeat protein, translating into MGLFGSKEDTEDMMYNAMSLLEKNQPKGAISIFTKILKQDPKNISALYNKGLALNQIKKYSDAVTCFDLLLEINPKDAAAINNKGIAMAELGNIQGASECYDKAMEVDPKYGPSYFNKGVLLDKLQEHEEALNCFEKAIQVSPSKPNAQFYKGIILGKLKRHEEALNCFENIYRKNPTHMDAFFHKGIELAEIGKHEKAIEIFDQILSKHKDNVNIIYAKSRSKASLGMFPESLELLKQAISKNPKTIRAWAKEEKAFTQLHTNDKFRALVKL; encoded by the coding sequence ATGGGTTTGTTTGGTTCAAAAGAAGATACAGAAGACATGATGTACAATGCAATGTCATTACTTGAAAAAAATCAGCCAAAAGGAGCAATTTCAATATTTACTAAAATATTAAAACAAGATCCAAAAAACATATCTGCATTATACAATAAAGGACTTGCATTAAATCAAATTAAGAAATACAGTGATGCAGTAACTTGCTTTGATTTACTATTAGAAATTAACCCCAAAGATGCGGCAGCAATTAACAATAAAGGAATAGCAATGGCCGAATTAGGAAACATACAGGGAGCATCAGAGTGTTACGATAAAGCAATGGAAGTAGACCCAAAATATGGGCCATCATATTTTAACAAAGGAGTTTTGCTTGACAAATTACAAGAACATGAGGAGGCCTTGAATTGTTTTGAAAAGGCAATTCAAGTATCACCAAGTAAGCCAAATGCTCAGTTTTACAAAGGAATCATTTTGGGCAAATTAAAAAGGCATGAAGAAGCCTTGAATTGTTTTGAAAATATATACAGAAAAAACCCAACCCATATGGATGCATTTTTTCATAAAGGAATAGAATTAGCAGAAATAGGAAAACATGAGAAAGCAATTGAGATATTTGATCAAATCCTATCAAAGCACAAAGATAATGTAAATATCATATATGCAAAATCAAGAAGCAAAGCATCTCTAGGAATGTTTCCAGAATCATTAGAACTATTAAAGCAAGCAATCTCAAAAAATCCCAAAACAATTAGGGCATGGGCTAAAGAAGAAAAAGCATTTACCCAATTGCACACAAATGACAAGTTTAGAGCACTTGTAAAATTATAA
- a CDS encoding SHOCT domain-containing protein yields MATKKKVGRIERFLKKADRAIEDGIKRADEALDDAVEFGGMAANQAKKTSKELRDKAIKEKAEITTKGIKKINESIAAVKQATIKTNEELTTLEKLGELRKAGVLTEKEFQEKKKKILSRI; encoded by the coding sequence ATGGCCACAAAAAAGAAAGTTGGGCGTATTGAAAGATTTCTAAAAAAAGCTGACAGAGCAATAGAAGATGGAATTAAAAGAGCTGATGAAGCACTAGATGATGCAGTGGAATTTGGAGGAATGGCAGCAAATCAAGCAAAAAAGACAAGTAAAGAACTTAGAGACAAAGCAATTAAAGAAAAAGCAGAAATCACAACAAAAGGAATTAAAAAAATTAATGAAAGTATTGCTGCAGTTAAACAGGCCACAATTAAAACCAATGAAGAGTTAACAACGCTAGAAAAATTAGGCGAGTTAAGAAAAGCAGGAGTATTAACTGAAAAAGAATTTCAAGAAAAGAAAAAGAAAATTTTATCGAGAATATAA
- a CDS encoding cupin domain-containing protein yields the protein MKKSNINSKGDKRKINSNWFTNKVHMKDISSKIKSKEQDIYHVYFENGAKTKMHSHNGNQILIVTKGIGSLEIFRKYGIKKTEFKIKKIEKISLNEGDVVYIPSNTLHTHGATNKKTFSHIAINILPSKNSVYKTAWYESDFKTKVTEKI from the coding sequence ATGAAAAAGTCAAACATTAACTCAAAGGGAGATAAAAGAAAAATCAATTCAAATTGGTTTACAAATAAAGTTCACATGAAAGATATTTCCTCAAAGATCAAATCTAAAGAGCAAGATATCTATCATGTCTACTTTGAAAATGGAGCAAAAACAAAGATGCACTCTCATAATGGAAATCAAATACTGATTGTCACTAAAGGGATAGGCAGTCTTGAGATATTTAGAAAATATGGCATAAAGAAAACAGAATTTAAAATCAAAAAGATTGAAAAAATTAGTCTCAATGAAGGAGATGTTGTGTACATTCCATCAAATACACTTCATACACATGGAGCAACTAATAAAAAGACGTTTTCGCATATTGCAATCAATATTTTACCATCTAAAAATTCAGTGTATAAAACGGCATGGTATGAATCAGACTTTAAGACAAAAGTTACAGAAAAAATTTGA
- a CDS encoding cupin domain-containing protein: protein MSVRKSSEIEEILGSEGSKIKQYFHPHNTLNGIGYSLAHFTVEPGGKTILHKIKSSEIYFILEGEAALVIDDERHQLKKDDSAYVPPSSKQHIENTGTSVLRFLCIVEPAWKPEDEIILE from the coding sequence ATGTCAGTTAGAAAAAGTTCCGAAATTGAAGAAATTCTAGGCAGTGAAGGATCAAAGATAAAACAATACTTTCATCCACACAATACACTAAATGGTATTGGGTATAGCTTAGCTCATTTTACAGTAGAACCTGGGGGGAAAACCATCCTACATAAGATAAAATCCTCAGAAATTTACTTTATTTTAGAAGGAGAAGCTGCATTGGTGATTGATGACGAAAGACATCAATTAAAAAAAGATGATTCGGCGTATGTTCCGCCATCATCAAAGCAGCATATAGAAAACACAGGAACTTCAGTTCTACGATTTTTATGCATAGTAGAACCAGCATGGAAACCAGAAGATGAAATCATTTTAGAATAA
- a CDS encoding DnaJ domain-containing protein, which translates to MNRFQALKTLNIKSDSSMEDVKLAYRKLALEYHPDKNISEKEGIEFKKITEAYNYLKKNTTEDNNNPKEKFTDSNNKTNFERKPQWGAPQSGKIPEEDWSRYTREFEEGDPTFWREYEKKFWEEYNARVRSDGKQGEYEKAKEPEKQPNLFVDVDKSLCIGCCSCEMIAPDVFSINRNSRSNPKSSVINPKGAGINKIMNAAETCPTKAIIVENADTKERLFPY; encoded by the coding sequence GTGAATAGATTTCAAGCCCTCAAAACATTGAATATAAAATCAGATTCATCAATGGAGGACGTGAAATTAGCATATAGAAAATTAGCTCTAGAATATCATCCAGACAAAAATATTAGCGAAAAAGAAGGCATTGAATTTAAAAAAATTACAGAGGCATATAATTATTTGAAAAAAAACACTACAGAAGATAACAACAATCCTAAAGAAAAGTTCACAGATTCAAATAACAAAACTAATTTTGAAAGAAAACCTCAATGGGGAGCACCACAGAGTGGAAAAATACCAGAGGAAGACTGGAGTAGATACACTAGAGAGTTTGAAGAAGGAGATCCCACTTTTTGGAGAGAGTATGAAAAAAAATTCTGGGAAGAATACAATGCGCGTGTGCGCTCAGATGGAAAACAAGGAGAGTATGAAAAAGCTAAAGAGCCTGAAAAACAACCAAATCTCTTTGTGGATGTTGATAAAAGCTTGTGCATAGGATGTTGTAGTTGCGAAATGATAGCCCCCGATGTGTTTTCAATAAATAGAAATTCAAGATCAAATCCAAAATCATCAGTTATTAATCCAAAAGGTGCAGGAATTAACAAAATAATGAACGCAGCAGAAACATGTCCAACTAAAGCAATAATTGTAGAAAATGCAGATACAAAAGAAAGATTATTTCCTTATTAG
- a CDS encoding HIT family protein, giving the protein MDCIFCKIISRQIPAKIVQETSHSIAFLDAFPLAKGHTLIIPKNHHMKIQDMSNEENIDLFSLVHKVLSKVDKLTGSTLVAVHNGKDAGQEVPHVHVHLVPRTLGDSAGPIHNMFKHAKFSDSEIEEIYDKLK; this is encoded by the coding sequence ATGGATTGTATATTTTGTAAAATTATTTCTCGGCAGATTCCTGCAAAAATTGTTCAAGAAACTAGTCATTCTATTGCTTTTTTGGATGCTTTTCCACTTGCAAAAGGACATACTCTAATAATCCCAAAAAATCATCATATGAAAATTCAAGACATGAGTAATGAGGAGAATATTGATTTATTTTCCCTTGTACACAAAGTACTCTCAAAAGTTGACAAATTGACTGGCTCAACGCTTGTAGCAGTTCATAATGGCAAAGATGCTGGACAAGAGGTTCCACATGTTCACGTGCATCTAGTTCCTCGTACTCTCGGTGATTCTGCAGGACCAATTCATAATATGTTTAAACATGCAAAATTTTCTGACTCTGAAATTGAAGAAATTTATGATAAATTAAAATAA
- a CDS encoding O-methyltransferase, with protein MDKKIARVLHSLEKRSKYEEKNHKKISHDQRMLAITRDAGIFYNILLKTHKPKKILEIGTSFGYSTLWFANAIIGKNSKIVTIEQNPHKINIAQKNFRKAGVSKMIEIKEGTAKNVLLELKKSIKSNSKNYFDFIFIDADKELYPIYFDICLSMLKKDGIIAADNILYPIRFKKYIKKYLNHIHGIPSVESITVPIGNGQEISFKKNSKN; from the coding sequence TTGGATAAAAAAATTGCCCGAGTTTTACATTCATTGGAAAAAAGATCAAAATATGAAGAAAAAAATCATAAAAAAATTTCACATGACCAAAGAATGCTTGCAATTACTAGAGATGCTGGAATTTTTTATAACATTCTTCTCAAAACCCACAAACCAAAAAAAATACTTGAAATAGGCACTTCTTTTGGTTACTCTACTTTGTGGTTTGCCAATGCAATCATTGGAAAAAACTCAAAGATAGTTACTATAGAGCAAAATCCACACAAAATAAACATTGCACAAAAAAACTTTCGTAAAGCAGGCGTATCTAAAATGATTGAAATCAAAGAGGGCACTGCTAAAAATGTTCTATTAGAACTGAAAAAATCTATAAAATCTAATTCTAAAAATTATTTTGATTTTATATTTATTGATGCAGATAAAGAGCTATATCCAATTTATTTTGATATCTGCTTATCAATGTTAAAAAAAGATGGCATAATTGCTGCAGATAACATACTTTATCCAATACGATTTAAAAAATACATAAAAAAATATCTCAACCACATACATGGAATCCCCTCCGTTGAATCCATTACCGTTCCAATTGGAAATGGACAAGAAATATCTTTTAAGAAAAATAGCAAAAATTAA
- a CDS encoding fibronectin type III domain-containing protein has product MSFNDVVFAQTESAPEPITDLIAIPNNEEIHLSWTAPDDNGSPITSYKIIKSQTGSNVFTTFPNLSLVTDATATGLKNGVSYSFKVIAVNSVGESTDSNTASATPLSSTTLVDIPSAVYDLMATRGDTKVTLSWTKPNDNGSPITGYVITYWQIGTDVFKKKTLDGKVTAAQITGLTNDVSYAFKINSVNAIGKSPDSNVDSATPSKSTVAKVPNQVRGLVAIPSNGQVFLSWIEPSDNGSPITSYRIIVNEKGSSVTTTHPNIGDIERTTISGLKNDVAYQFKIAAVNGIGIGKESSPVTSTPNNRVPIIITNLKAIPGDSKVTLSWSVSSTDLDSITGYRIREFKTGSDSFVTHSILGKATTVTIDSLTNGVSYGFKVIGVNANGIGSDSNFIYATPAPSLITSNKVPSSINNLKISPGDSQVKLTWSTPNNNGFPITGYKIIQSHLGSNSFITIPKSDTTPEAIITGLANNVSYQFKVVAINSEGTSKESNVVSATPKPVTEKLSLPSWIKVTAGWWSEGKISDSEYVQSIEYLINQGIIRIK; this is encoded by the coding sequence ATGTCTTTTAATGATGTGGTATTTGCTCAAACAGAATCTGCTCCTGAGCCAATCACTGATCTTATTGCAATCCCAAACAATGAAGAAATCCATCTTTCTTGGACTGCCCCTGATGATAATGGTTCTCCAATCACTTCGTATAAAATAATAAAATCGCAAACTGGTTCAAATGTATTCACCACATTTCCAAATCTTAGTCTTGTTACTGATGCTACTGCAACAGGATTGAAAAATGGTGTATCTTACAGTTTCAAGGTAATTGCAGTTAATTCTGTTGGAGAGAGCACTGACTCTAACACTGCATCTGCAACTCCTCTCTCATCAACTACTTTAGTTGATATTCCATCTGCAGTATATGATTTAATGGCGACTAGAGGTGATACAAAAGTTACTCTGTCTTGGACAAAACCAAATGATAATGGTTCTCCTATTACCGGTTATGTCATTACTTATTGGCAAATAGGCACTGATGTTTTTAAGAAAAAAACTCTTGATGGTAAAGTGACTGCTGCTCAAATCACTGGGCTGACAAATGATGTCTCATATGCTTTTAAAATTAATTCTGTCAATGCTATCGGAAAAAGCCCTGATTCTAATGTGGATTCTGCAACCCCCTCAAAATCAACTGTAGCTAAAGTTCCAAATCAAGTAAGAGGATTAGTTGCTATTCCAAGTAACGGTCAGGTATTCCTGTCTTGGATTGAACCTTCCGATAACGGTTCTCCAATTACCAGTTACCGAATTATTGTAAATGAAAAAGGTTCTAGTGTTACTACAACACATCCAAACATTGGTGATATAGAGCGCACTACTATATCTGGTCTAAAAAATGATGTTGCCTATCAATTTAAAATTGCAGCTGTTAATGGAATTGGGATAGGAAAAGAATCTTCACCAGTTACCAGTACCCCAAACAATCGGGTTCCAATTATAATTACTAATCTCAAAGCTATTCCTGGAGATAGTAAAGTGACACTGTCTTGGTCTGTATCTTCCACAGATCTTGATTCTATTACTGGATATAGAATTAGAGAATTCAAAACTGGCTCAGATTCATTTGTAACTCATTCTATTCTTGGTAAAGCAACAACTGTGACAATCGACAGTCTGACAAACGGTGTCTCATATGGGTTCAAAGTAATCGGTGTTAATGCTAATGGTATTGGATCTGATTCTAATTTTATTTATGCAACACCTGCCCCATCACTAATAACATCTAACAAAGTTCCTAGTTCCATTAACAATTTGAAAATATCTCCAGGAGATTCTCAGGTCAAACTTACCTGGAGTACGCCAAACAATAATGGTTTTCCAATCACAGGTTACAAAATTATCCAGTCTCATTTAGGATCTAATTCCTTTATCACCATTCCAAAATCTGACACCACGCCTGAGGCAATAATAACTGGTCTTGCCAATAATGTTTCTTATCAGTTTAAAGTTGTGGCAATTAATTCCGAAGGCACATCAAAAGAATCAAACGTAGTTTCTGCTACTCCAAAACCTGTTACTGAAAAACTTTCTCTTCCTTCTTGGATTAAAGTAACTGCTGGATGGTGGTCTGAAGGAAAAATATCTGACTCTGAATATGTACAATCAATTGAATATCTTATCAACCAAGGAATAATTAGAATAAAATGA